The stretch of DNA GGACTTCTTCCAGAGCTGCACGGAGGAACAGAGCATCCTGGTGGGCCCAGAGTTCAGCGGCCTGGGCCTGGGCCCGGACCTGGTGAACACCACCATCATCTACGTGCAGCCGGACGGCAGCCTGGTGGAGGGCTCCGGGCTGACGGCTGCGGAGCAGCAGGCTCTGCTGGACCAGCTCAACAGGCAGCAGATCGTCCAGGTGTCGGACACCGAGGCCGCCCAGCTGCTCCAGCAGAGCCAACTGGTCAAAACCATCCCAGTCCACAACACGGCCCTGGACCCgagccagctgcagcaggtcatCAGCCAGGTCACCAAGTCCCAGCCGCAGGTCCACATTCAGGTCCCCCAGCAGGGTCCAAAGCAGCAGATCCAGCAGGgcctgaagcagcagaagcaggtTCAGGTCTCTCAGCAGAACCTAAGGACCACCCCTCAGAACAACGCGTCCCAGCAGCTGAAGAGCGTCGCCCAGCAGGTCGCCCTGCAGACTGGCAGCTCAGTCCAGGTGCTCCAGAAGAAGGTGAGCCACCTGTGGAGCCAGTCTGGTTCGCCTGGGGGGGTTGGGTCACAGGTAGACTCCTGACTTCTGATGTGGTTTCTGGTTTTCTGTCCTTGCAGTCGGAGCCTGTCAGGATCCAGATCCAGGTTCCccccaaacaggaagtgaagtttGGCTCTGCCCCCCAGCAGAAGAGCATAGCTGTCAATCATCCACAGGTGAAGCTGTCGGCCAATGGTGGCGTGAGCAGCGCTCAGATCATCCACATCCAGCCCGTGGTCGGTCAGCAGGGTCAGCAGTTCTTCCTGCAGCAGAGTCCAGGTGACCCCCccatccagctgctgctgcagagcccTGCCCCCGTCGTCGGGTCTCTGCTCCCATTGGTCAACAAGCTCACAGGCCAGACGCCATCAGTTGGCCCCGCCTCCAGTCTGGGTCTGAAACCTGCACGGTCCCCGATTAGAGTCCAGACCCCCTCCGCCGTTAAGACCCCGCTCCCGCTAGTTAAACAACCTGCCAACGGCACGCCAGCAGCCGCCAGCAGGGGTCCCATTAAACCACCTGCAGTCTCAGTCCAGACCACCACGCCTGCGGCTGCCCGACCCGCCACAGTGGCCGTGCCCCCTGCCGCCCTGATCCCTGTGACCCCTCCAGCAGCagtgaaggacagagagagagagaggaagatgaagaagagggagaagaaggcAGTGAAGGTCCAGACCAGATCCGGCAGAGTCTCCAGACCTCCGAAATACAAAGCCAAAGACTACAAGTTCATAAAGACGGAGGACCTCGCTGACAGCCACCAGTCCGACTCCGATGACTACTCCGACATGagcgtggaggaggaggagggcgagggCGGGAGGAAGGATGCACCTGACCCCAGCACCTCCCACTCCCTTACCTACAGCCACAAGTCCCGGTCCCACCGCTGCCAGACCTGCGACAAGGCCTACATCGGTCCCGGAGGCCTGAACCGGCACTACAAACTGAACCCGACCCACGGGGAGCCCAATCTGCCCAGCAACACGCCACAACCCCTCAAAGacgacagccaatcacaggagaTGGCGGCAGGAGgcatcagagaggaggaagcgaagaagaaggaggacaaacctgctgccatggcaacaaacAGAGTAAGACACAGATCCAATCAGAACGCAGATGTGGAGCaccatgtttctgtttcagcctccacctgcacacaggtgtgttactgtgagatTAACTAGCTGGTTATGACTAGTTAATTACTGACTAGTTAATCATAACTTCCTGTTGATCACTGTGTGGTAAACTAGCTGTTCACTTACAAGTTGATTACTGACTAGTTAGTCATTACGTCCTGTTTATTACTGTAAACTGGTAAATTAGCTGGTTACCAACTAGTTAGTAATTGACTAATTAGTTATTACTTCCTCTTTATTATTGTGTGGTTAAATGAGTAGTTaattcctgtctgtctgactggtCAGTCACTAACTAGTTAACTGTTTCCAGGTGGACAGcggtccagcagcagctgtgggtCTGAGGGGCATCCACCACCGAGGCCCCGGCCGACcccgaggacgaggacgaggcAGGGGGCGGGGCCGAGGGCGGGGTCGATCACTAGGGCCGCCTCCTAAGGTAAGGTTAACAACGGCCCTACATCACACCTGTACAGCCCAGTATAGCAGTCCCAGATCACACCTGTAAGGATGTTGAGATGCgaaagattcaggaattcaacatgaaggattcaagaatcccaacagagcagcatcagagattagattagaacacagtggaggaagaactcccctttaacgggaggaactcccctttaacggggagaaaccttgaacagacccaggctcagaggggggggctttctgtcagggtccgtgttgggtggaggttggacagagagagagagacggacagagacagagagacagacagagagagagagacagagacaaagagagagagagagacagagagagagagacaacacaaacagcaaccaacacactaacagcagctacagcactgaCAACAGGACTGAGACTAATAAAGTGAGTGAGAGTGGCTGACGAACCgcatcagtgattcatgaagccagagaaccacagcaggagcaccaggaccaggatccacaggaaccagagaaccacagcaggagcaccaggaccaggatccacaggaaccagagaaccacagcaggagcaccaggaccaggatccacaggaaccagagaaccacagcaggagcaccaggaccaggatccacaggaaccagagaaccacagcaggagaaccaggaccaggatccacaggaacctgagaaccacagcaggagaaccaggaccaggatccacaggaaccagagaaccacagctggagaaccaggaccaggatccacaggaacctgagaaccacagctggagaaccaggatccacaggaacctgagaaccacagcaggagaaccaggaccaggatccacaggaaccagagggatgagaaaagcacagaaaggctccggggaagataccaagttagtaacagacattaaagagacatgaagcatcaggatggagaggaagaggaggagagaggagcccagtgcatcatgggagtcccccggcagtctgagcctatagcagcataactaggggctggtctaaggcctgatccagccctgaactataggcttcatcactaaggaaggtttttagtctagtctgaaatgtagagagggttaaccctaacccttattGGTTGATTCTCTCAGGTGACGGTGGGCCTCGTCAGTAGGCGGGGCCGTCGCGGTCGACCTCCGAAGCTCGCCATCACCACGGTAACCGCGGAGCAGCAGGTGGAAAAAAGACGAGACAGACTGCAGGAGGTAAGAGGAAGGAAGTGGAAACATGaatcttcaaagtaaaagctttCCTTCAAAGATATGAGgcagtaaccatggcaactgaCAGATATGTGATGTGCTGTcgtgtttccatggcaactgtGCGTGGATCATAGCTGGTGGAGCAGTGCGAGGATGAGGAGCTGATGGACATCGTTCTTCCTCGTTTGACCAGAGTGTTGAGCctgtgggagctgctgctggccaaggtacacacacacacacacacacacacactgtgatccTCTCAggtgttttcttcctcctcaggtgGGATCCTCTCAGGTGTGATCTTCTCAGTTGTtaagctgtttgtgtttcaggtggaACGCGGCGGTCCGGCTCGGACTCGGTTTCCAGACATTTACCGTGAGTTTGAGTCCCTACAGGCTCAGGTGAGACAGGCTGCTCAGGATTACATCATCAGCCCGCAAGGCGGCACTCTGCCACTGGAAGTCAGGAACATCGAGGTGAGACGCTCTACTGTGACCTTCTGTGATCCACTGTGATCTACTCAGtggctcacaaacacactcccacagCAGAGGAATTCACAAGGCAGCACTACACCTGTTAATACGTACTCCACCATACCATACTTCACTGTATCATACTGTACTCCACCGTACTGTACCGTACTCCACCGTACCATACTGTTCTCCACTGTATCGTACTCCACCGTACCATACTGTTCTCCACTGTATCGTACTCCACCGTACCATACTGTTCTCCACTGTATCGTACTCCACCGTACTATACTGTTCTCCACTGTACTGTACCCCACTGTACTGTACTCCACCATACTGTAATGTACTCCACGTACCTTACTGTACTCCACTGTATCGTACTCCAccgtactgtactgtactccaCCGTACCATACTGTTCTCCACTGTATCGTACTCCACCGTACCATACTGTTCtccactgtactgtactccACCGTACTCTACTGTACTCCACCGTACCATACTGTTCTCCACTGTATCGTACTCCACCGTACCATATTGTTCtccactgtactgtactccaccgtactgtactgtactccaCCGTACCATACCGTTCtccactgtactgtactccaccgtactgtactgtactccaCCGTACCATAGTGTTCTCCAccgtactgtactgtactccaCCGTACCATACCGTTCTCCACTGGACTGTACTCCACAGTACTGTACTCCACCGTACTGTACtccactgtactgtactccACCATGCTGTACTGTACTCCACCATACTGTAATCTAccgtactgtactgtactccaCCGTACCGTACTGTACGTGCAccgtactgtactgtactccaCCGTACTGTAATCTAccgtactgtactgtactccgCTGTACCATACTTCACCGTACCATACAGGACTGGTTCTGTGTTTCAGGTCGCAAGGTCCCTGGGGATCCTGGATGAGGTGAACAGGATGAAGGTGGTTCCTGGAGCGTCTCCCAGCTCCAGTCTGACCAATAGGAACGTCCGGTACATGGAGGTAAGGATGCCATCAGCAGTGTCCGGTCCTGACAGCAGGATCCACGCCGGGTCTGGTTCCAATACACTTACCTTACCTTGCTCTCTGATGGAGACCTGGGCGTTCCAACATTTGTTTGTACGTATGCATGTGAGGATGCTAGCAATACTCTGTGAGGATGCTAGCTGTAGGTACTACAGTAAAAACGCATGTGACGTGGGGGGGTGCATCTTCAGTCAGATTCAGTCAGAAATTCTGTTTCTCAGAATTCCAAGATGCTTCCACCGTCAAAGAGATTCAAGATGGAGAACAGCGTTCCAGTTCACCACAACGGCATTGAGATGCCCACAACAGGTACTAGCACTACAAACTACTGCATCAGTACCACACATTACTGCATCAGCACTACAAACTACTGCATCAGTACCACACATTACTGCATCAGCACTACAAACTACTGCATCAGTACCACACATTACTGCATCAGCACTACAAACTACTGCATCAGTACCACACATTACTGCATCAGCACTACAAACTACTGCATCAGTACCACACATTACTGCATCAGCACTACAAACTACTGCATCAGTACCACACATTACTGCATCAGCACTACAAACTACTGCATCAGTACCACACATTACTGCATCAGCACTACAAACTACTGCATCAGTACCACAAATTACTGCATCAGCACTACAAACTACTGCATCAGTACCACACATTACTGCATCAGTACTACAAACTACTGCATCAGTACCACACATTACTGCATCAGCACTACAAACTACTGCATCAGTACCACACATTACTGCATCAGCACTACAAACTACTGCATCAGTACCACACATTACTGCATCAGCACTACAAACTACTGCATCAGTACCACACATTACTGCATCAGCACTACAAACTACTGCATCAGTACTACAAACTACTGCATCAGTACCACACATTACTGCATCAGCACTACAAACTACTGCATCAGTACTACAAACTACTGCATCAGTACCACACATTACTGCGTCAGTACTACAAACTACTGCATCAGTACTACAAACTACTGCATCAGTACCACACATTACTGCGTCAGTACTACAAACTACTGCatcagcaccacaaactactgCATCAGTACCACAAACTACTGCATCAGTACCACACACTACTGCATCAGTACCACACACTACTGCATCAGCACTACAAACTACTGCATCAGTACCACACATTACTGCATCAGTACTACAAACTACTGCATCAGTACCACACATTACTGCATCAGTACTACgttttgtgttgatgtttttgtcttCACACTTCTTAAGGTGGGACTACAGTGACCCCTGTGACCTTGGCGACCCCTGTGACCTTGGCGACCCCTGTTACCTTGGCGACCCCTGTTACCTTGGCGACCCCTGTGACCATGGTGACCCCTGTTACCTTGGCGACCTCCTCGCTGAAGCCCTGCCtcgtctctgtgtctcctctggtGATTCCCGCTGGATCCAAGCTGCTGACCACCACGGCTGACTCGATGTCAAGGTGAGCTGGCTCCACCCCCTGAGTCTCCAGGTAGATCAGGTGATCACATGGAGACATATCTGTTGGTGTGCGGTGTATCAGTGTCACACCTGGACCAGGTGTACAGGTCTGATCTGGCGTTTCTGTCGTCCCTCAGCTCCACCTCTGCAGAGATGCCCTCCACCCAGGCCCCCCCCCCTGTCACGCCCATGGAGGTGACCTCAGACCAGGACCTGGACCACAAACAAAACCAGGACCAGGGGCCTCTGCAGAAAAACGCCCAGGTGGAGCCTCTCCCGGCGAACCAGGACCAGGTCCTGAGCACCAGTGACATCACAGCCCAAatgaaggagctggaggaggctttGGGTTCAAGCCCCGAGACCACTGCAGACTCCAAGACACCTAGTTCCAGCTCCGCACAGAGACCGGGGTCCAGGACTCTGGACTGTGGCTCCATGACACCTGAGCCCAGCTCGGTCCGGGCTCCTGCCTCCTCTCAGCTCCAGCAGAGGGACTCCCCCAGGTCTGAGTCTGGCTCCACAGACCCCAGTGAATccaaagagctgcaggagggTCAAGAGATCTACATCCAGACCGAGGGGCTGACGGTCCAGCTGGCAGAGCCCGGATTAGACCGGATTGTGATTGTCAAGGGGCCGGACGGGACCACCATGCACATCCAGACTCCGGAGGGGGTCCCCCTGGAGGCCGTCCAGGCCTTGTTGGGCATCGAGGCTTCGGACGGAGCCAAAGCTCCTCAATAAACCAGAATCCAGTCCGATCTGGGTCGAGCAAGACCAGAACCTGTCCTGAACCACATCACACAGGTGGTATGAGCTGCCAGGTTCTATGGCAGACCCGACCTGCAGCTGTGAGTCTGACACGTCCACAAAGGTGAGCATCTGCAGACAGGTGACCAACACCTGGACCCACAAACACCTGACTGAACATCTCGTCCTACGACGGTCTTAAAAGACGAGCACCTGTTGGCCTCTGTCTCGCTGGGGGCGGAGCTTAAGCACACCGATCCAATCTCATGTTCAGAGCTTAACGATGTTCGCAGTGGTGCACCCCCCAGGACAAACTGTGTAAGGAGCTCAgcagcctgggggggggggggtcagtctTCAGACTGCTGGTTTGTGGTTTCAGGTTAAACTGGACAAACTGCCCCTTTACTGTCACACTTGGATCACGGCGCATCAGAGTGAACTTCCTGTTAGAAACAAACGCTTGAGGTTTTAGTCCGTTGAGAAAAAGCGCTCCAGATCAATAACGCCTGCTTGGCCATTCTCACCTGTGATGATGTCACCTGATCTTGCTGGAGGCGTGATTGTACATGTGTAAACTATTTCTTTTCCAGAGTTTCTGTGTTCGGACTGCTTTCTTTCCATAGAAGCTGATTAGTTGGCTGTTTATATGTAGATAAACATGAAAGTCTAAAACATTGCactattttattactttttataaaacagagaaacattttCAGACGTGACCTGAAggtttgtttctgtgtggagaaacGAACGGATGGAGAAAAGTTTGGAGGACAAAACTTTTCTGATTTGTCATGTTGATCgttaaacacatttcatgttcCTCCAATAAACCGATGTGACGAACACGCCTCCGACTCTACATGATGGAGTTCAACATGGGAAGTTTAACACATGATGCAGTTTGACAAGTGATGAAGACGAATTTGACACCTGACGTGAAGAGGTTTAACGCATTAAAttcaacatgaacacatgaagaCACAGAC from Pempheris klunzingeri isolate RE-2024b chromosome 13, fPemKlu1.hap1, whole genome shotgun sequence encodes:
- the znf839 gene encoding zinc finger protein 839 isoform X2 produces the protein MADNEDDSGSTRTITAAESAGAAAQPTAAQRTKPGDSLPSAPVVQITQPSERVSVEAADQSSQPREGSQTVPGAETCQHGESVPAGSGAPLADFFQSCTEEQSILVGPEFSGLGLGPDLVNTTIIYVQPDGSLVEGSGLTAAEQQALLDQLNRQQIVQVSDTEAAQLLQQSQLVKTIPVHNTALDPSQLQQVISQVTKSQPQVHIQVPQQGPKQQIQQGLKQQKQVQVSQQNLRTTPQNNASQQLKSVAQQVALQTGSSVQVLQKKSEPVRIQIQVPPKQEVKFGSAPQQKSIAVNHPQVKLSANGGVSSAQIIHIQPVVGQQGQQFFLQQSPGDPPIQLLLQSPAPVVGSLLPLVNKLTGQTPSVGPASSLGLKPARSPIRVQTPSAVKTPLPLVKQPANGTPAAASRGPIKPPAVSVQTTTPAAARPATVAVPPAALIPVTPPAAVKDRERERKMKKREKKAVKVQTRSGRVSRPPKYKAKDYKFIKTEDLADSHQSDSDDYSDMSVEEEEGEGGRKDAPDPSTSHSLTYSHKSRSHRCQTCDKAYIGPGGLNRHYKLNPTHGEPNLPSNTPQPLKDDSQSQEMAAGGIREEEAKKKEDKPAAMATNRVDSGPAAAVGLRGIHHRGPGRPRGRGRGRGRGRGRGRSLGPPPKVTVGLVSRRGRRGRPPKLAITTVTAEQQVEKRRDRLQELVEQCEDEELMDIVLPRLTRVLSLWELLLAKVERGGPARTRFPDIYREFESLQAQVRQAAQDYIISPQGGTLPLEVRNIEVARSLGILDEVNRMKVVPGASPSSSLTNRNVRYMENSKMLPPSKRFKMENSVPVHHNGIEMPTTGGTTVTPVTLATPVTLATPVTLATPVTLATPVTMVTPVTLATSSLKPCLVSVSPLVIPAGSKLLTTTADSMSSSTSAEMPSTQAPPPVTPMEVTSDQDLDHKQNQDQGPLQKNAQVEPLPANQDQVLSTSDITAQMKELEEALGSSPETTADSKTPSSSSAQRPGSRTLDCGSMTPEPSSVRAPASSQLQQRDSPRSESGSTDPSESKELQEGQEIYIQTEGLTVQLAEPGLDRIVIVKGPDGTTMHIQTPEGVPLEAVQALLGIEASDGAKAPQ
- the znf839 gene encoding zinc finger protein 839 isoform X1 yields the protein MADNEDDSGSTRTITAAESAGAAAQPTAAQRTKPGDSLPSAPVVQITQPSERVSVEAADQSSQPREGSQTVPGAETCQHGESVPAGSGAPLADFFQSCTEEQSILVGPEFSGLGLGPDLVNTTIIYVQPDGSLVEGSGLTAAEQQALLDQLNRQQIVQVSDTEAAQLLQQSQLVKTIPVHNTALDPSQLQQVISQVTKSQPQVHIQVPQQGPKQQIQQGLKQQKQVQVSQQNLRTTPQNNASQQLKSVAQQVALQTGSSVQVLQKKSEPVRIQIQVPPKQEVKFGSAPQQKSIAVNHPQVKLSANGGVSSAQIIHIQPVVGQQGQQFFLQQSPGDPPIQLLLQSPAPVVGSLLPLVNKLTGQTPSVGPASSLGLKPARSPIRVQTPSAVKTPLPLVKQPANGTPAAASRGPIKPPAVSVQTTTPAAARPATVAVPPAALIPVTPPAAVKDRERERKMKKREKKAVKVQTRSGRVSRPPKYKAKDYKFIKTEDLADSHQSDSDDYSDMSVEEEEGEGGRKDAPDPSTSHSLTYSHKSRSHRCQTCDKAYIGPGGLNRHYKLNPTHGEPNLPSNTPQPLKDDSQSQEMAAGGIREEEAKKKEDKPAAMATNRVRHRSNQNADVEHHVSVSASTCTQVDSGPAAAVGLRGIHHRGPGRPRGRGRGRGRGRGRGRSLGPPPKVTVGLVSRRGRRGRPPKLAITTVTAEQQVEKRRDRLQELVEQCEDEELMDIVLPRLTRVLSLWELLLAKVERGGPARTRFPDIYREFESLQAQVRQAAQDYIISPQGGTLPLEVRNIEVARSLGILDEVNRMKVVPGASPSSSLTNRNVRYMENSKMLPPSKRFKMENSVPVHHNGIEMPTTGGTTVTPVTLATPVTLATPVTLATPVTLATPVTMVTPVTLATSSLKPCLVSVSPLVIPAGSKLLTTTADSMSSSTSAEMPSTQAPPPVTPMEVTSDQDLDHKQNQDQGPLQKNAQVEPLPANQDQVLSTSDITAQMKELEEALGSSPETTADSKTPSSSSAQRPGSRTLDCGSMTPEPSSVRAPASSQLQQRDSPRSESGSTDPSESKELQEGQEIYIQTEGLTVQLAEPGLDRIVIVKGPDGTTMHIQTPEGVPLEAVQALLGIEASDGAKAPQ